From Nicotiana tabacum cultivar K326 chromosome 22, ASM71507v2, whole genome shotgun sequence, one genomic window encodes:
- the LOC107801503 gene encoding histone deacetylase 8-like isoform X1 → MASAESFPPSSLQADNLIHVFWDEGILKHDTGTGVFDTGMDPGFLDVLEKHPENADRVKNMLSILKRGPISPFISWHHGRPALISELLSFHTQEYVNELIEADRNGWKEICGGTFLNPGSWDAALVAAGTALSAMKHISDGHGKIAYALVRPPGHHAQPTQADGYCFLNNAGLAVQLALDSGCRKVAVLDIDVHYGNGTAEGFYRSDKVLTISLHMNHGSWGPSHPQSGTVDELGEGEGFGYNLNIPLPNGTGDKGYGYAVQHLVVPAIEKFEPDMLVLVVGQDSSAFDPNGRQCLTMEGYRDIGRTIRGMADKYSNGQLLIVQEGGYHVTYAAYCLHATLEGVLNVSEPVLSDPIAYYPEDESFPTKVIEAIKKYQKETVPFLKDA, encoded by the exons ATGGCTTCTGCTGAGTCTTTTCCTCCTTCATCTTTACAAGCAGACAACCTCATTCATGTATTCTGGGACGAGGGCATACTGAAACATGATACAGGAACTGGTGTTTTTGACACAGGAATGGATCCCGGTTTTCTTGATGTTTTGGAAAAGCACCCAGAAAATGCAGACAGGGTAAAGAACATGTTGTCCATTCTCAAAAGGGGTCCTATTTCACCTTTCATTTCTTGGCACCATGGCCGCCCTGCTCTTATCTCTGAATTGTTATCTTTCCACACCCAAG AATATGTAAATGAACTAATTGAAGCTGATAGAAATGGTTGGAAAGAAATATGTGGAGGGACATTCTTAAATCCTGGGTCATGGGATGCCGCACTTGTTGCTGCTGGTACTGCGTTATCAGCTATGAAGCATATAAGTGATGGACACGGGAAAATTGCTTATGCATTGGTCAGACCACCTGGTCATCATGCACAACCTACTCAAGCTGACGGATATTGCTTCCTTAACAATGCGGGTCTAGCTGTACAACTGGCTCTAGATAGTGGTTGTAGAAAAGTTGCTGTCCTTGACATTGATGTTCATTACGGGAATGGAACAGCAGAAGGATTTTATCGTTCTGATAAAGTTCTTACGATCTCACTGCATATGAATCATGGTTCTTGGGGCCCCTCTCATCCACAGAGTGGAACTGTAGATGAGCTTGGTGAGGGTGAAGGTTTTGGGTATAACCTGAATATACCTTTGCCAAATGGAACTGGAGACAAAGGGTATGGTTATGCCGTGCAACATTTAGTTGTTCCTGCTATAGAGAAATTTGAGCCTGATATGTTGGTTTTGGTTGTTGGGCAGGACTCAAGTGCT TTTGAtccaaatggaaggcaatgcttgaCGATGGAGGGTTACAGAGATATTGGGCGGACAATTCGTGGCATGGCTGATAAGTATAGCAATGGACAGCTCCTGATCGTCCAAGAAGGTGGATACCATGTTACATATGCAGCCTATTGTCTGCACGCGACTCTTGAAGGTGTGCTGAACGTTTCAGAACCTGTATTATCTGATCCTATAGCTTATTATCCTGAAGATGAATCATTTCCAACAAAGGTAATTGAAGCTATCAAAAAGTATCAAAAGGAGACTGTACCATTCCTTAAAGATGCTTAG
- the LOC107801498 gene encoding receptor-like kinase TMK2 — protein MNMDFDSRGVVVYLCTFAVILVNVVFCVTNPNDFKILNDFRNGLENPELLKWPSKGNDPCGPPAWPHVFCSSDRVTQIQVQSLGLKGPLPQNLNELDKLQNVGLQKNGFNGKLPTFSGLSELKYAYLDWNQFDTIPADFFNGLSSVQVLALDNNPFNKTGWSIPIELQDSAQLRDFSCTSCNIVGPLPDFFGKLPSLTTLKLAYNSLTGEIPESFRDSMIQILWLNNPVNGGGMTGPIDIIGTMDELTSLWLQGNSFNGSIPDTIGDLASLKHLNLNGNKLVGLIPEGLANLDLEDLDLNNNMLMGPIPKFRAANATYSSNSFCQSTPGVPCAPQVNALLDLLGGWNYPSQLASKWTGNDPCAGSWFGISCNPKGHVTIVNLQKKNLTGTLSPSLANLDSLLEVHLEGNSLHGPIPTNLTQLRFLRLLDLSGNNFDPPLPKFRDGVKVITDGNAHLVANVTVGAPPPSIGPFPPLRHSPKPSKGLPLKNPSPSDNRPTLSDTPPSPEIRSGSGSDSNNKKTVIIVIVSAASAALILLAVVLTFKSRKKPKKAAGTTVIHPKDPFNKDDIVKITVLEDPMMYTAQSGTTTTSSGGTEGTQVIDGNLAISTQVLRKVTSNFAPENELGRGGFGVVYKGELEHGTHIAVKRMESAIINSKALDEFQAEIAVLSKVRHRHLVSLLGYSIEGNERLLVYEYMSKGALSRHLFRWKSLNLEPLSWAKRLNIALDVARGMEYLHNLAHQSFIHRDLKSSNILLDDGFRAKVSDFGLVKLAPDKERSVATRLAGTFGYLAPEYAVTGKVTTKIDVFSFGVVLMELVTGLAALDEQRSEETRYLVEWFWQIKSNKGNLIASVDPALDAKEDIHESICTMAELAGHCTARDPNHRPDMSHVVNVLGQLVETWKPFEESDEYEGIDYSLPLPEMLKDWQHEDTGDFTGTSQDSRGSIPAKPTGFADSFTSNDAR, from the exons ATGAATATGGATTTTGATTCCAGAGGAGTTGTTGTATACTTATGTACATTTGCTGTAATTCTTGTAAATGTGGTTTTTTGTGTTACAAATCCGAATGATTTCAAGATTCTGAATGATTTCAGAAATGGATTAGAGAATCCTGAGCTCTTGAAATGGCCATCTAAGGGGAATGATCCATGTGGCCCTCCTGCATGGCCCCACGTGTTCTGTTCTAGTGACAGAGTGACTCAAATTCAGGTTCAGAGTTTAGGTTTAAAGGGTCCTTTACCTCAGAACTTGAATGAATTAGATAAGCTTCAAAATGTTGGCCTTCAGAAGAATGGTTTTAATGGTAAATTACCTACTTTTAGTGGATTATCTGAGTTGAAATATGCTTATTTGGATTGGAATCAATTTGATACAATCCCTGCAGATTTCTTTAATGGTCTTAGCAGTGTTCAAGTTTTGGCTTTGGATAATAATCCCTTTAATAAAACTGGATGGTCTATTCCAATTGAGTTGCAAGATTCAGCTCAGCTCAGAGATTTTTCTTGCACGTCTTGCAATATAGTTGGACCATTGCCTGATTTTTTCGGAAAATTGCCTTCTCTTACTACTTTAAAGTTGGCATATAATAGCTTAACAGGTGAGATACCGGAGAGTTTTCGTGATTCAATGATTCAGATTTTGTGGTTGAATAATCCAGTTAATGGTGGTGGAATGACTGGTCCAATTGACATAATTGGTACTATGGACGAGCTTACGTCGTTATGGCTTCAGGGAAACAGTTTTAATGGATCTATTCCTGATACGATTGGTGATTTGGCTTCTTTGAAGCATCTTAATCTTAATGGAAATAAGCTCGTTGGTTTGATTCCGGAAGGATTGGCGAATCTAGACTTGGAAGACTTAGACTTGAACAATAATATGCTCATGGGTCCTATCCCAAAGTTTAGAGCTGCTAATGCTACATATTCCTCAAATTCTTTTTGTCAATCAACTCCTGGTGTTCCTTGTGCTCCTCAAGTTAATGCACTTTTAGATCTTCTTGGTGGTTGGAATTATCCGTCCCAGCTTGCTTCTAAATGGACTGGTAATGATCCGTGTGCAGGTTCGTGGTTTGGAATCAGTTGCAATCCTAAAGGTCATGTTACGATTGTTAATCTACAGAAAAAGAACCTTACAGGTACGCTTAGTCCTTCACTTGCAAACTTGGATTCACTGCTTGAAGTTCACTTGGAAGGAAATAGTCTGCACGGTCCAATTCCAACAAACTTGACGCAGCTCCGATTTTTGAGATTGTTGGATTTAAGTGGGAATAATTTTGACCCTCCATTGCCTAAATTCAGGGATGGTGTGAAAGTCATTACAGATGGAAATGCTCATCTTGTTGCTAATGTAACTGTGGGCGCTCCTCCTCCGAGTATTGGCCCATTTCCTCCATTGAGACATAGTCCTAAACCAAGTAAGGGGTTACCACTGAAAAACCCCTCGCCTAGTGATaatcggccaacattatcagatACACCACCTTCCCCAGAGATAAGGTCGGGATCAGGCTCAGACTCAAACAATAAGAAAACCGTTATCATTGTAATTGTGAGTGCAGCTTCTGCGGCCTTAATTCTTCTTGCGGTTGTTTTAACTTTCAAGAGTAGGAAAAAACCAAAGAAGGCCGCTGGTACTACTGTCATCCACCCAAAAGACCCATTCAACAAAGATGACATTGTTAAGATCACGGTCTTAGAAGATCCTATGATGTACACTGCACAGAGTGGTACTACAACTACAAGTAGTGGTGGAACAGAAGGTACACAAGTGATCGATGGAAACCTTGCCATTTCAACCCAGGTCCTCCGAAAGGTAACCAGTAATTTTGCACCAGAAAATGAGCTTGGTCGTGGGGGCTTTGGAGTTGTTTACAAAGGTGAACTTGAACATGGAACTCATATTGCAGTGAAGAGAATGGAATCTGCGATTATCAATAGCAAGGCGTTGGATGAATTTCAGGCGGAAATAGCTGTGCTTTCTAAGGTTAGGCACCGCCATTTAGTTTCACTTTTGGGATACTCTATTGAAGGAAATGAGAGGCTTTTGGTATATGAATATATGTCAAAGGGCGCTCTGAGTAGACATCTTTTCCGCTGGAAGAGCCTGAACTTAGAGCCTTTATCATGGGCTAAGAGACTCAATATTGCTCTAGATGTTGCTCGAGGGATGGAGTACCTTCATAATCTGGCACACCAGAGCTTCATACATCGTGACCTCAAATCATCAAACATTCTTCTAGATGATGGTTTTAGAGCAAAAGTTTCTGATTTTGGATTAGTGAAACTTGCCCCTGACAAAGAAAGGTCTGTTGCTACAAGGCTTGCTGGAACATTTGGATACCTTGCTCCTGaatatgctg TAACCGGAAAAGTCACAACTAAAATAGATGTATTCAGCTTTGGGGTGGTGTTGATGGAACTTGTGACTGGACTAGCCGCCCTTGATGAGCAACGTTCTGAGGAAACTCGATATCTAGTTGAGTGGTTTTGGCAGATAAAATCGAATAAAGGAAATCTCATTGCTTCAGTTGACCCAGCTCTTGATGCGAAGGAAGATATCCATGAGAGCATTTGCACTATGGCTGAATTAGCCGGACATTGCACCGCCAGAGATCCTAATCATAGGCCTGACATGTCACACGTAGTGAATGTGCTTGGCCAACTTGTTGAGACTTGGAAACCTTTTGAAGAATCGGATGAATATGAAGGAATTGACTACTCTCTACCTCTGCCAGAAATGTTGAAGGACTGGCAGCATGAAGACACTGGAGATTTCACCGGTACTAGTCAGGATAGTCGAGGAAGCATTCCTGCCAAACCAACTGGATTTGCGGATTCATTTACCTCAAACGATGCTCGATAG
- the LOC107801503 gene encoding histone deacetylase 8-like isoform X2, with the protein MASAESFPPSSLQADNLIHVFWDEGILKHDTGTGVFDTGMDPGFLDVLEKHPENADRVKNMLSILKRGPISPFISWHHGRPALISELLSFHTQEYVNELIEADRNGWKEICGGTFLNPGSWDAALVAAGTALSAMKHISDGHGKIAYALVRPPGHHAQPTQADGYCFLNNAGLAVQLALDSGCRKVAVLDIDVHYGNGTAEGFYRSDKVLTISLHMNHGSWGPSHPQSGTVDELGEGEGFGYNLNIPLPNGTGDKGYGYAVQHLVVPAIEKFEPDMLVLVVGQDSSAESWKLLIGALRRVIYQEKSSQSLYYEGNPITCNAV; encoded by the exons ATGGCTTCTGCTGAGTCTTTTCCTCCTTCATCTTTACAAGCAGACAACCTCATTCATGTATTCTGGGACGAGGGCATACTGAAACATGATACAGGAACTGGTGTTTTTGACACAGGAATGGATCCCGGTTTTCTTGATGTTTTGGAAAAGCACCCAGAAAATGCAGACAGGGTAAAGAACATGTTGTCCATTCTCAAAAGGGGTCCTATTTCACCTTTCATTTCTTGGCACCATGGCCGCCCTGCTCTTATCTCTGAATTGTTATCTTTCCACACCCAAG AATATGTAAATGAACTAATTGAAGCTGATAGAAATGGTTGGAAAGAAATATGTGGAGGGACATTCTTAAATCCTGGGTCATGGGATGCCGCACTTGTTGCTGCTGGTACTGCGTTATCAGCTATGAAGCATATAAGTGATGGACACGGGAAAATTGCTTATGCATTGGTCAGACCACCTGGTCATCATGCACAACCTACTCAAGCTGACGGATATTGCTTCCTTAACAATGCGGGTCTAGCTGTACAACTGGCTCTAGATAGTGGTTGTAGAAAAGTTGCTGTCCTTGACATTGATGTTCATTACGGGAATGGAACAGCAGAAGGATTTTATCGTTCTGATAAAGTTCTTACGATCTCACTGCATATGAATCATGGTTCTTGGGGCCCCTCTCATCCACAGAGTGGAACTGTAGATGAGCTTGGTGAGGGTGAAGGTTTTGGGTATAACCTGAATATACCTTTGCCAAATGGAACTGGAGACAAAGGGTATGGTTATGCCGTGCAACATTTAGTTGTTCCTGCTATAGAGAAATTTGAGCCTGATATGTTGGTTTTGGTTGTTGGGCAGGACTCAAGTGCT GAAAGTTGGAAACTCCTCATCGGAGCACTCAGAAGAGTTATTTATCAAGAAAAGAGTAGTCAGAGTTTGTACTATGAGGGAAATCCCATAACATGCAATGCAG TTTGA